From a single Campylobacter concisus genomic region:
- the fldA gene encoding flavodoxin FldA has translation MIGIVYGSSMGNTEDAAKLISEGLGLENELLNVADVDAAKLNSFDKLILGTSTWGSGDLQDDWDAFDFKALNLSGKTVAVFGMGDSESYSDEYCNGMAKLYDEVVKAGAKVVGEVSTDGYTFDGSDAVRNGKFVGLALDADNQSDKTEGRISAWIEQIKPHFA, from the coding sequence ATGATAGGTATAGTTTATGGAAGCAGCATGGGAAATACCGAAGATGCAGCAAAACTTATAAGTGAGGGTCTAGGCCTTGAAAATGAGCTTTTAAACGTTGCCGATGTAGACGCAGCAAAACTAAATAGCTTTGATAAGCTCATCCTTGGTACATCAACCTGGGGTAGTGGCGATCTTCAAGATGACTGGGATGCGTTTGACTTTAAAGCGCTAAATCTAAGCGGAAAAACAGTCGCTGTTTTTGGCATGGGTGATAGCGAGAGCTACTCTGATGAGTACTGTAACGGCATGGCAAAGCTTTATGATGAGGTCGTAAAAGCTGGCGCAAAGGTAGTTGGTGAGGTTAGCACTGACGGATATACATTTGATGGCTCTGATGCTGTTAGAAATGGAAAATTTGTGGGCTTAGCACTTGATGCTGACAACCAAAGTGATAAAACTGAGGGTAGAATTTCAGCTTGGATAGAGCAGATAAAGCCTCA